A region of the Gopherus flavomarginatus isolate rGopFla2 chromosome 3, rGopFla2.mat.asm, whole genome shotgun sequence genome:
GGGCTCGGTCCCCTGCtgagacgggggtggggggttcacAGAATCAGGGAGGGGACTCTGTCGGACATGGGGAGGGAGTAGGGAAGTAACAGGGCACCAGGTGCTCAGCCCCGTCCTTGCAGGCAGGTGGCGCTCTGGCATCACAGCTGGGGGGTCTCTGCTGTCCTCACTGGTGCCCACTGCATGGAGTACCCTGCAGAGCCACCCCATTGCTTCACGCTGTGTCTcagctgctccccttcccccccaggtcTGGGCCAGTAACTTCCTCCCCAACGAAGCCCAGCTGGAGGACCGGACGCAGCGGCAGCACCTCCAGGAGCGCGGCGTGCCCTTGCTGCTGGAGTACGCCCAGCTGGAGGCCCAGAGGAAGGTAGGGCCTGCGGGCAGGGGTGTTGGCTCCCTTTGGGGCTGGTCATGGCTCACCCAagaggcagcggggaggggacaAGCTCCAGATCCTGCTAGGACCAGGTCTGGACTCCTTTTAGGCAAGGCCCTTTCTCCTAAGAGTAACTTCCCCCTGTGGTGGGGCTCAGCGAGCTCGGTGTGTGCGAAACCCTCTTGCAGCGGGGTGCACCTGCCACTGCTGCCAGCACGGGAGATCTGCCCTGGCTCGCGGGGCAGAGGCCTGTGGCCTGGCAGgacccctgggtcctgcccctggTGCCCCTGGCTTCACCCTGCCTTGCAGGGCTGGTGGTACCAGCTATGCAGCCCCTCAGCACAGAGCACTGTCCCCTGCAGGAGCGGCTGGTGGTGGAGAATGCGGACTGGCTGGTGGTGGTCCCCTATTGGGCTGTGTGGCCGTTCcagaccctgctcctgccccgccGTCAGGTCTGCCGCCTCCAGGAGCTCAGCGACAGCGAGAGAGACAGTAAGTGGCTGCCCCGTCCTGGCCCCTGGGTGGAaatgccccccctccaccccagctgcaTGCTCTGCTCTGGAGGCGGCTGCTGCCTGCACCCACAACCGCCCTATGGACCGTGGGGaggagcctggagcaggggtaGAATGTCCTTTGGCCCCTCACAGCTGCTCGCACCACCACCTGCCATGCTCCAGCTGTGGGCGAGAGGCAGGGCTTGTACCTTAAACTGTCCCACGGTTTGGCCCACTGGCCCATCCTTCACCAGAAGTCTTTGTTCATTGGTTGAGAAGCAGCGTGAGGCATCTGTCCTTGTGGCTAACAGCAGAACAAGGGATCAGAGAATGGCACAGTGCCTAACACCAGAAGCCAGAtctctgggttcttttcctggctctgacaccagGCAAGGAGCCCTAGCTTTtcttacctcagtttccccatctgtagaatggggtaATGATGCTGCTCTACCTGGCTGGCAGCTGTGAGGTGTCAGGGTTTGTAAATTGCTTTCAGCCCTGCAAATGTGGGGTTCGGATGTGAGCGTGGGAAGAAGTTGTTGCACTCAAGCTGTACCCACTTTTGATGCCTGAATGAGAGCGTGTTTATAGCCTGTTATGAAAATCGGCACAATGCAACCCTCTCCTTTCTTGTGTGCTctgatcagcaatgaaatagtTAATCATATGAACATGTAACATCATCATTCTGCTTCAGAGTGAACACCCCATTGAGCTGATTGGGGATAGCTTGCACATctcagagctgttgtttcaggcaGTCCACAGACTCAAGCAGATGTGCCTGCAGTGGGTTGTGTTTTGCATTCATAAAGGGATTGGAGCATTACTGTGTTCTCCAGTGTCTCAAAAGCAGCAGCTAGGGGAGTCGGCTTCAGTCCTGTCCCATCCTCCCTTGGAGGCAGCCGGAGTTTGAAAGGTTCTTGGGCAGTGCTGGATTTGCAATGCAGGCAGTGTGCCTGTCTCTCACAGCAGCtccagtcactgcttcccattgTCTCACCCACCCCCTGCTTTCACTGCTGGTGGATCGCAGGGTCCCCAGCGCCCTGTTCTCATTTCCTTCTCTTGCAAGGCATGAAATCAGAAGTGGGGGTTCCGGAGCATGGCAGAGCAGCTCCGGCTGTGTGCCCCACCACGAGGGATCAGAGGGCAGCTCTGTTACTCACTTCCCCAGGTGCTCTgtgtggagctgggctcaggatgtggggctgctgggaggcTGAGTCCCCCATGCTTGTCCCTGCATGGTGCCATGACACTCTCAGGAAGCTTCCAGAGCCAGGCTTGGGCTGGTGCTTGGTGTATGTCCCAACTCACTGACCGTGAGGAATAGAACGTGGGCGTCCTACCTGCCTGCCCTGTGTTCAGCCCATTAGACCCGGAGGTGGGGGAGCCTGACGCTGTGCTGagggcaggtggctctgtgcgAGGTACAAGCTCCCCTATCAGGTCCTGGGGCTCTGGGAAGCTTGCAGATGTATGTCAGACGGGGGGAGAGGTGAAGAACGAAGCAGGCAGGTCGCTGATACAGAGCCATCTGGATCGAGCAAACACTCTGCTTACATTTTAATAGGGCTAAATAGAAATGAATCCATCGGGGAACAAAGAATGGAGCCGTGCTTACAGGAtatgggactctatcctgggaagcagtgatgctGAAAAAGATTGGGAGTtgatggtggataatcagttgaatatGGGCTCCCCgtgcgatgctgtggccaaacGAGCTAACGCGATCCCAGGAGGCACAAATGGGAATCTCCAGTAGGAATAGAGAAGTAATTTtacatctgtatttggcactgaggCCACCGCTGCGTGAATCCTGTGCCCAGGTCTGGGGCCCACAAtccaagaaggatgctgataaatggCAGAGGGATCAAAGAGCCATGAGaaaaattaaaggattggaaaacctgccttacagtgagagtcACGGAGCTtggtctgtttagcttaacagagAGGAGGTTCTGGGGTAACTTGATTATAGTCTCTAGGTACCTACACGGGGAGCAgtgggctcttcagtccagcagagGAAGTTGAACACGATCAATGGCTGGAAGTAGAAGTTGACAAATTCCGACTGGAAATCAAGGTGTAAATGTTGAAGTGAGCACAATTAGCCATTAGAACAGTTTACCGAGGGTTGtaatagattctccatcactgaccattttaaaatcaaaactggGTATTTTTCCAAAatctctgctctagggattattatGGGGCAGTTCCAGGCTTGTGTTCCACAGGAGGGCAGACGAGATGATCaccatctggccttggaatctgggaaaacactgggatggggcaggggcactgCCTGGCCCCCAGTGAACAAGGGGTTAACCTCAGGGCAGCTTCCCCTGTCCAAGAGGCACTTGGGAAGGAGTGGCTGTGCAGAGTAGGGTGGTGATTTGGGCTCTACCCAGAGGCACCGGAGCAGTTTGAACCAGGAGTTAGGTTGGTGAGTGGGAAGGAAGGATGAGCAGCGTTCCTCCTCAAGCGGTGCCAGAATGAGGTGCATTCTGTATCCAACCAATTGGTGACACGATCGCTCTTCTTCCTTGCAAGCTCTTACCCGCAGTGAAGTAGTTAATGACATTGGTGTTCGTGTtgtcattaggtttcagagtcaacACTCACTGTGATCCATAAGGGCACGGCCCCTAGTTTCCATAGTAGCTCCCTTCAGAGCTGTGACCCGAACTGGCCCTGCCTCGAGGTAGGCGCCCAGGCTGAGGGGTCAGACTGATGTGAGCTCTGGCTTGGAACACGAGCTCTGGAGAGCAAGTCTCTGCTGACTGGCTCGCTGCCCGGGCACTGAGCTGCCTTGGAAGTGGGGAGTGAGATtctgcccaggcccagctgccaTCCAGGGAAGAGTGTTTGTGCTTTTCTCCTCGTCTGCGCCAAGGACTCTCCtgctatctgtgcccccatgcAGGCCGAGGGCTTGGGAGCGGGTTGGGTTAGGGCTGGTGACCAACCACTCGCTGTCCCTGTGTTGCAGGTCTGGCCTCCATCATGAAAAGGCTCCTCACCAAGTACGACAACCTCTTTGAGGTTTCCTTCCCCTACTCCATGGGCTGGCATGGTACGTGgctggggggagcacagggggtcGAGTTGGGGCACCgggtggctcagggctggcatGGTACGTGGCTGGGGGGGCATGGGGGGGCGAGTCAGGGCACCGGGTGGTTTAGGGCACTGGCATAGTACGTGGCTGCGGGGGCACAGAGGGGCAAGTTGGGGCACTGGGTGGTTCAGGGCACTGGCATGGTACGTGGCTGGGGGGGCATGGGGGGGCGAGTCAGGGCACCAGGTGACTCAGGGGACTGGCATGGTACGTGGCTGAGGGGTGCACAGGGGAGCGAGTCAGGGCACCAGGTGGCTCAGGGGACTGGCATGGTACGTGGCTGAGGGGTGCACAGGGGAGCTAGTCAGGGCACCAGGTGGCTCAGGGGACTGGCATGTGGGGTTGTCGGTTCAAATGCAGCCCCAGCCGGTCACGGTGCCCGCTCGGAGGCTATGTGAGCAGAGTCTCAGTCCTGTGACTGGTACCTGGAATCATTGGTGGGCTTGTGTCTGGCAGGTGCCCCCACGGGGCCTCACTTGGGAGCAGACTGTGGGCACTGGCAGCTTCACGCCCACTACTACCCGCCCCTCCTCCGCTCGGCCGCTGTCCGCAAGTTCATGGTGGGCTACGAGATGCTGGCGCAGGCTCAGCGGGACCTGACGCCAGAGCAGGTGAGCGCAGGAGCCCTGGATTGAGGGTGGGGTGATCTCAGGAGCGGGGtccgtggggctgggctgggcaccgGGGGCGGGGTGATCTCAGGAGTGCGCTCTGTGGGGTTGGGCGGGGTGATCTCAGGAGTGGGAtccgtggggctgggctgggcaccgGGGTCGGGGTGATCTCAAGAgcgggctctgtggggctggactGGGCTGGGCACCAGGGGCGGGGTGATCTCAGGAGTGGCCTAGGTCGGGCacccgggggcgggggcaggggcagggctgcaggctgggagttCACCCCCCCACCGAAGGGTGGGCTGTGGCATAGGGGTTCGGTGCTCCCAAGAGGCCACACTCCTGAACTGCAGGAATCAGGCCCCGATTTCTCTGCCATCAGCCGCCTGGGGTCTCGGTCCCCCTGGCTCTCTGGGCAGAATCTCACCCGTGCCCTCTTTCCCCGCAGGCCGCCGAGCGCCTGAGGGCTCTGCCCGAGGAGCATTACAGGGTGCGGCCGCGGGAGGCGGCGTGACGAGCTGCCTTGGACGAGGAGGGGAGCTCGCACATTGCAGAGGGGGGCCACCGGCTGCATGCTGGCACTCAGTTACTTCGTTTTGGTGAACAGTGCGAATTGAGGGGATCTCCTCTGCAGCTGGAGGGGCTGGTGGGCAGAGCATGGTGGAATCTCTTGGACAGGCCACTTTGGGGGCAATGGCAGTCACCACTCAGGGCGAGGCTGAGACCTGCAAACTCGTGTCACTTGTGAGCCACGTGGAAAGTGCTGCAGGTCTCAGAAGGCATCCGAGTCTGCCCCTGTAGAGAAGCAGCCAGTACAGGGCCCACGGGCTTCCTGTCCCATCCACCGTGCGCCCACTGGAGGGCCCTGGCTCCTGGCGTTGGTGACTGGCTCGGTGAGCTCCCCACAGCCTCAGATCTGGGTCTCGGGGGGCTGTCACCCCATGGGAGCGCCCGGGCTGCAGCGGGTGGAGAGCTGGTGTCAGCCTGCTGTgtcagcagcagggggcgctgtggcatACACTGAAAGGGTGCTCTGGAGGGGGTCAGGGAGTGACATGTGTCACCCAGTAACCCCTGTGGGCTCCTGCCTCCCATGTGCATCAGGGAGGGGCCCAGTTCTGTGGCAGGGAGCGGTCCAGAGTCCCTAGCCCTGTGCATCCCTCTGACTGCTGCTGACGGACAAATTCTCTGTAGATTTTTTAAGTCTTTGAGG
Encoded here:
- the GALT gene encoding galactose-1-phosphate uridylyltransferase isoform X3 produces the protein MEAASESERSGPGGTGPAVGSFQPSEHQHVRYNPLRDDWVLVSAHRMRRPWQGQVEKPPQEDVPRCDLSNPLCPGAVRANGEVNPQYTNTFVFDNDFPALQPDAPEPDACNHPLFRAASARGVCKVMCFHPWSDLTLPLMSLAEIRAVIDKWAELAVELGASYPWVQIFENKGAMMGCSNPHPHCQVWASNFLPNEAQLEDRTQRQHLQERGVPLLLEYAQLEAQRKERLVVENADWLVVVPYWAVWPFQTLLLPRRQVCRLQELSDSERDSLASIMKRLLTKYDNLFEVSFPYSMGWHGAPTGPHLGADCGHWQLHAHYYPPLLRSAAVRKFMVGYEMLAQAQRDLTPEQAAERLRALPEEHYRVRPREAA
- the GALT gene encoding galactose-1-phosphate uridylyltransferase isoform X4 codes for the protein MTSQHCSRTPRNLVMIPWGSPAPRARPLRPAWESDACNHPLFRAASARGVCKVMCFHPWSDLTLPLMSLAEIRAVIDKWAELAVELGASYPWVQIFENKGAMMGCSNPHPHCQVWASNFLPNEAQLEDRTQRQHLQERGVPLLLEYAQLEAQRKERLVVENADWLVVVPYWAVWPFQTLLLPRRQVCRLQELSDSERDSLASIMKRLLTKYDNLFEVSFPYSMGWHGAPTGPHLGADCGHWQLHAHYYPPLLRSAAVRKFMVGYEMLAQAQRDLTPEQSSKSNWTYYRYLHSPRRPKGGAHLCGGWSFLKGQAEILE